A window from Nycticebus coucang isolate mNycCou1 chromosome X, mNycCou1.pri, whole genome shotgun sequence encodes these proteins:
- the SLC6A8 gene encoding sodium- and chloride-dependent creatine transporter 1 isoform X2 produces the protein MAKKSAENGIYSVSGDEKKGPLIAPGPEGAPAKGDGPTGLGAPGGRLAVPPRETWTRQMDFIMSCVGFAVGLGNVWRFPYLCYKNGGGVFLIPYVLIALVGGIPIFFLEISLGQFMKAGSINVWNICPLFKGLGYASMVIVFYCNTYYIMVLAWGFYYLVKSFTTTLPWATCGHTWNTPDCVEIFRHEDCANASLANLTCDQLADRRSPVIEFWENKVLRLSGGLEVPGALNWEVTLCLLACWVLVYFCVWKGVKSTGKIVYFTATFPYVVLVVLLVRGVLLPGALDGIIYYLKPDWSKLGSPQVWIDAGTQIFFSYAIGLGALTALGSYNRFNNNCYNGTSFFAGFVVFSILGFMATEQGVHISKVAESGPGLAFIAYPRAVTLMPVAPLWAALFFFMLLLLGLDSQFVGVEGFITGLLDLLPASYYFRFQREISVALCCTLCFVIDLSMVTDGGMYVFQLFDYYSASGTTLLWQAFWECVVVAWVYGADRFMDDIACMIGHRPCPWMKWCWSFFTPLVCMGIFIFNVVYYEPLVYNNTYVYPWWGEAMGWAFALSSMLCVPLHLLGCLLKAKGTIAERWQHLTQPVWGLHHLEYRAQDVDVRGLTTLTPVSESSKVIVVESVM, from the exons ATGGCGAAGAAGAGCGCGGAGAATGGCATTTACAGCGTGTCCGGCGATGAGAAGAAGGGCCCGCTCATCGCGCCTGGGCCCGAGGGGGCCCCGGCCAAGGGCGATGGCCCCACGGGTCTGGGGGCACCAGGCGGCCGCCTGGCCGTGCCGCCTCGAGAGACCTGGACGCGCCAGATGGACTTCATCATGTCGTGCGTGGGCTTCGCCGTGGGCCTGGGCAACGTGTGGCGCTTCCCCTACCTGTGCTACAAGAACGGCGGAG GTGTGTTCCTTATTCCCTACGTCCTGATCGCCCTGGTTGGAGGAATCCCCATTTTCTTCTTGGAGATCTCACTGGGGCAGTTCATGAAGGCCGGCAGCATCAATGTTTGGAACATCTGTCCCCTATTCAAAG GCCTGGGCTATGCCTCCATGGTGATCGTCTTCTACTGCAACACCTACTACATCATGGTGCTGGCCTGGGGCTTCTATTACCTGGTAAAGTCCTTCACCACCACGCTGCcctgggccacatgtggccacaCCTGGAACACTCCTGACTGTGTGGAGATCTTCCGCCATGAAGACTGTGCCAATGCCAGCCTGGCTAACCTCACATGTGACCAGCTTGCTGACCGTCGATCCCCTGTCATCGAATTTTGGGA GAACAAAGTCTTGCGGCTGTCTGGGGGGCTGGAGGTGCCAGGGGCCCTCAACTGGGAGGTGACTCTGTGTCTGCTGGCCTGCTGGGTGCTGGTCTACTTCTGTGTCTGGAAAGGGGTCAAGTCCACAGGAAAG ATTGTGTACTTCACTGCTACATTCCCCTACGTGGTCCTGGTGGTGCTGCTGGTGCGTGGGGTGCTGCTACCTGGGGCCTTGGACGGCATCATCTACTATCTCAAGCCTGACTGGTCGAAGCTGGGGTCCCCTCAG GTATGGATAGATGCCGGGacccagattttcttttcttacgcCATTGGCCTGGGGGCCCTCACAGCCCTGGGCAGTTACAATCGTTTCAACAACAACTGCTACAA CGGGACCAGCTTCTTTGCTGGCTTCGTGGTCTTCTCCATCCTGGGCTTCATGGCCACAGAGCAGGGCGTGCACATCTCCAAGGTGGCAGAATCAG ggcctggcctggccttCATTGCCTATCCCCGGGCTGTCACGCTGATGCCTGTGGCCCCGCTCTGGGCTGCCCTGTTCTTCTTCATGTTGTTGCTGCTCGGTCTTGACAGCCAG TTTGTAGGTGTGGAAGGCTTCATCACTGGCCTCCTCGACCTGCTCCCGGCCTCCTACTACTTCCGTTTCCAAAGGGAGATCTCCGTGGCCCTCTGCTGCACCCTCTGCTTTGTCATTGACCTCTCCATGGTGACCGAT GGTGGGATGTACGTCTTCCAGCTGTTTGACTACTACTCTGCCAGCGGCACCACCCTGCTCTGGCAGGCCTTTTGGGAGTGTGTGGTGGTGGCCTGGGTGTACG GAGCTGACCGATTCATGGACGACATCGCCTGCATGATCGGGCACCGGCCATGCCCCTGGATGAAATGGTGCTGGTCCTTCTTCACCCCGCTGGTCTGCATG GGcatctttatcttcaatgtcgtgTACTACGAGCCACTGGTCTACAACAACACCTATGTGTACCCATGGTGGGGCGAGGCCATGGGCTGGGCCTTCGCACTCTCCTCCATGCTCTGTGTgcccctccacctcctgggctgcCTCCTCAAGGCCAAGGGCACCATTGCTGAG CGCTGGCAGCACCTGACTCAGCCTGTCTGGGGCCTCCACCACTTGGAGTACAGAGCTCAGGATGTGGATGTCAGGGGCCTGACCACCCTGACCCCCGTGTCCGAGAGCAGCAAGGTCATCGTAGTGGAGAGTGTCATGTGA
- the SLC6A8 gene encoding sodium- and chloride-dependent creatine transporter 1 isoform X1 → MAKKSAENGIYSVSGDEKKGPLIAPGPEGAPAKGDGPTGLGAPGGRLAVPPRETWTRQMDFIMSCVGFAVGLGNVWRFPYLCYKNGGGVFLIPYVLIALVGGIPIFFLEISLGQFMKAGSINVWNICPLFKGLGYASMVIVFYCNTYYIMVLAWGFYYLVKSFTTTLPWATCGHTWNTPDCVEIFRHEDCANASLANLTCDQLADRRSPVIEFWENKVLRLSGGLEVPGALNWEVTLCLLACWVLVYFCVWKGVKSTGKIVYFTATFPYVVLVVLLVRGVLLPGALDGIIYYLKPDWSKLGSPQVWIDAGTQIFFSYAIGLGALTALGSYNRFNNNCYKDAIILALINSGTSFFAGFVVFSILGFMATEQGVHISKVAESGPGLAFIAYPRAVTLMPVAPLWAALFFFMLLLLGLDSQFVGVEGFITGLLDLLPASYYFRFQREISVALCCTLCFVIDLSMVTDGGMYVFQLFDYYSASGTTLLWQAFWECVVVAWVYGADRFMDDIACMIGHRPCPWMKWCWSFFTPLVCMGIFIFNVVYYEPLVYNNTYVYPWWGEAMGWAFALSSMLCVPLHLLGCLLKAKGTIAERWQHLTQPVWGLHHLEYRAQDVDVRGLTTLTPVSESSKVIVVESVM, encoded by the exons ATGGCGAAGAAGAGCGCGGAGAATGGCATTTACAGCGTGTCCGGCGATGAGAAGAAGGGCCCGCTCATCGCGCCTGGGCCCGAGGGGGCCCCGGCCAAGGGCGATGGCCCCACGGGTCTGGGGGCACCAGGCGGCCGCCTGGCCGTGCCGCCTCGAGAGACCTGGACGCGCCAGATGGACTTCATCATGTCGTGCGTGGGCTTCGCCGTGGGCCTGGGCAACGTGTGGCGCTTCCCCTACCTGTGCTACAAGAACGGCGGAG GTGTGTTCCTTATTCCCTACGTCCTGATCGCCCTGGTTGGAGGAATCCCCATTTTCTTCTTGGAGATCTCACTGGGGCAGTTCATGAAGGCCGGCAGCATCAATGTTTGGAACATCTGTCCCCTATTCAAAG GCCTGGGCTATGCCTCCATGGTGATCGTCTTCTACTGCAACACCTACTACATCATGGTGCTGGCCTGGGGCTTCTATTACCTGGTAAAGTCCTTCACCACCACGCTGCcctgggccacatgtggccacaCCTGGAACACTCCTGACTGTGTGGAGATCTTCCGCCATGAAGACTGTGCCAATGCCAGCCTGGCTAACCTCACATGTGACCAGCTTGCTGACCGTCGATCCCCTGTCATCGAATTTTGGGA GAACAAAGTCTTGCGGCTGTCTGGGGGGCTGGAGGTGCCAGGGGCCCTCAACTGGGAGGTGACTCTGTGTCTGCTGGCCTGCTGGGTGCTGGTCTACTTCTGTGTCTGGAAAGGGGTCAAGTCCACAGGAAAG ATTGTGTACTTCACTGCTACATTCCCCTACGTGGTCCTGGTGGTGCTGCTGGTGCGTGGGGTGCTGCTACCTGGGGCCTTGGACGGCATCATCTACTATCTCAAGCCTGACTGGTCGAAGCTGGGGTCCCCTCAG GTATGGATAGATGCCGGGacccagattttcttttcttacgcCATTGGCCTGGGGGCCCTCACAGCCCTGGGCAGTTACAATCGTTTCAACAACAACTGCTACAA GGATGCCATCATCCTTGCTCTCATCAACAGCGGGACCAGCTTCTTTGCTGGCTTCGTGGTCTTCTCCATCCTGGGCTTCATGGCCACAGAGCAGGGCGTGCACATCTCCAAGGTGGCAGAATCAG ggcctggcctggccttCATTGCCTATCCCCGGGCTGTCACGCTGATGCCTGTGGCCCCGCTCTGGGCTGCCCTGTTCTTCTTCATGTTGTTGCTGCTCGGTCTTGACAGCCAG TTTGTAGGTGTGGAAGGCTTCATCACTGGCCTCCTCGACCTGCTCCCGGCCTCCTACTACTTCCGTTTCCAAAGGGAGATCTCCGTGGCCCTCTGCTGCACCCTCTGCTTTGTCATTGACCTCTCCATGGTGACCGAT GGTGGGATGTACGTCTTCCAGCTGTTTGACTACTACTCTGCCAGCGGCACCACCCTGCTCTGGCAGGCCTTTTGGGAGTGTGTGGTGGTGGCCTGGGTGTACG GAGCTGACCGATTCATGGACGACATCGCCTGCATGATCGGGCACCGGCCATGCCCCTGGATGAAATGGTGCTGGTCCTTCTTCACCCCGCTGGTCTGCATG GGcatctttatcttcaatgtcgtgTACTACGAGCCACTGGTCTACAACAACACCTATGTGTACCCATGGTGGGGCGAGGCCATGGGCTGGGCCTTCGCACTCTCCTCCATGCTCTGTGTgcccctccacctcctgggctgcCTCCTCAAGGCCAAGGGCACCATTGCTGAG CGCTGGCAGCACCTGACTCAGCCTGTCTGGGGCCTCCACCACTTGGAGTACAGAGCTCAGGATGTGGATGTCAGGGGCCTGACCACCCTGACCCCCGTGTCCGAGAGCAGCAAGGTCATCGTAGTGGAGAGTGTCATGTGA